In Pseudonocardia sp. C8, one genomic interval encodes:
- a CDS encoding glycoside hydrolase family 16 protein produces the protein MSGRSTRPADEFDGDAWDPSRWATDHWTSGGGGLHFEPDRATVHGGRLHIEVRRPSGSGPWRAGLLHSAFAIGADTYLEVRAKMIPFAANVNSAIWVQQETGPGPDGDLNVEIDLQEYHQDNRHAGRQNVRSSAHLWRWTPSPPPHADLTPKLGRSFPTGADLDRGFHRYGLERRNGEVNLYFEGTLLRQLHREIENPEHRELLATQDRRLILACNGLAPGLPEAEGDMEIDYVRVYTAGRT, from the coding sequence GTGAGTGGACGATCGACCCGGCCCGCAGACGAGTTCGACGGCGACGCGTGGGACCCGTCCAGGTGGGCCACCGACCACTGGACGAGCGGCGGTGGGGGCCTCCACTTCGAACCCGACCGGGCGACCGTCCACGGCGGACGCCTCCACATCGAGGTCCGGCGGCCTTCCGGATCGGGTCCCTGGCGTGCCGGGCTGTTGCACTCCGCGTTCGCCATCGGTGCCGACACCTACCTCGAGGTGCGGGCGAAGATGATCCCGTTCGCGGCGAACGTGAACTCGGCGATCTGGGTGCAGCAGGAGACCGGCCCCGGGCCGGACGGCGACCTGAACGTCGAGATCGACCTGCAGGAGTACCACCAGGACAACCGGCACGCCGGACGGCAGAACGTGCGCAGCAGCGCCCACCTGTGGCGGTGGACGCCGTCGCCCCCACCGCACGCGGATCTCACGCCGAAGCTGGGCCGGTCGTTCCCCACCGGGGCCGACCTCGACCGGGGATTCCACCGGTACGGCCTGGAACGCCGCAACGGCGAGGTGAACCTCTACTTCGAGGGAACCCTGCTCCGGCAGCTGCACCGCGAGATCGAGAACCCGGAACACCGCGAGCTGCTCGCCACCCAGGACCGCCGGCTCATCCTCGCCTGCAACGGCCTCGCCCCGGGTCTCCCGGAGGCCGAGGGCGATATGGAGATCGACTACGTCCGGGTGTACACGGCCGGCCGGACCTGA
- a CDS encoding MurR/RpiR family transcriptional regulator codes for MILPVNRPAPGPSEALPRIRAMLGRLVASEQRVATVLLDHPEQVLHWSVAEIADAASTSTATVVRTCKSLGFTGLQQLRLALAREVPDRPPPEPATVAAVFATAIESLRLGADTIDQAQVDGAVAALAAANRRLFVGTGASAPPVQDAAFRFVCAGWPTEAPADNVAQLLTARLLAPDDVCLAVSHSGANRPTLAAVAAAREAGATTIGISSFADSALIQQVDVPLVAGTAVGPMGTDVVTGRVSHVLLLHALQVGIARSAPGVSRHAQTKLAGLLDGLAAESPRDHRDAWTL; via the coding sequence ATGATCCTGCCCGTGAACCGCCCGGCACCAGGACCCTCGGAAGCCCTGCCCAGGATCCGCGCGATGCTGGGCAGGTTGGTGGCCAGCGAGCAGCGGGTCGCCACGGTGCTGCTCGACCACCCCGAGCAGGTCCTGCACTGGTCGGTCGCCGAGATCGCCGACGCGGCGAGCACCTCCACGGCGACCGTCGTGCGGACGTGCAAGAGCCTCGGCTTCACCGGGCTCCAGCAGCTGCGGCTGGCGCTCGCGCGGGAGGTCCCCGACCGCCCCCCGCCGGAGCCGGCGACGGTGGCCGCGGTCTTCGCCACCGCGATCGAGAGCCTGCGCCTCGGCGCCGACACCATCGACCAGGCCCAGGTCGACGGCGCCGTGGCGGCGCTCGCCGCGGCGAACCGGCGGCTGTTCGTCGGCACGGGAGCCTCCGCACCGCCGGTGCAGGACGCCGCGTTCCGCTTCGTCTGCGCCGGGTGGCCGACGGAGGCGCCGGCCGACAACGTCGCCCAGCTCCTGACCGCCCGCCTGCTCGCCCCGGACGACGTGTGCCTCGCCGTGAGCCACAGCGGCGCGAACCGGCCCACGCTGGCCGCCGTCGCCGCCGCCCGGGAGGCCGGTGCCACGACGATCGGGATCTCCAGCTTCGCCGACTCGGCGCTGATCCAGCAGGTCGACGTCCCGCTCGTCGCCGGCACGGCCGTCGGCCCGATGGGGACCGACGTGGTGACCGGCCGGGTCTCGCACGTCCTCCTGCTCCACGCGTTGCAGGTCGGCATCGCCCGGAGCGCACCGGGGGTCAGCCGGCATGCGCAGACCAAGCTCGCCGGGCTGCTGGACGGGCTCGCCGCGGAGTCCCCCCGCGACCACAGGGACGCGTGGACGCTCTGA
- a CDS encoding carbohydrate ABC transporter permease, translating into MLTPVEPPPGRAAPTTMPEPTGHRPPWWRGIGGHVVLAVAGLASAFPVYWMYATSVKPSEDVLDRRLVPASVTLDNYAHVLASLPFGSMLVGTFLMAAAVAAGTVLTSVLAAYALARWDFPAKRLIMLLIVCTWLVPVQATMLPNYVLISQLGLLETLTAVVLPQLVTAVAVLLLFQHVSAFPRELFDAATMDGRSPFGTLVSVLLPNIRPAIAAVTILAFIGAWNEYFWPTMVLRRSDDLIQVGIRSFLTSEGNDWGALMAASGLACLPVFALYFALQRQVVDAFVRSGLR; encoded by the coding sequence GTGCTGACTCCTGTCGAACCGCCGCCCGGGCGGGCGGCCCCGACGACGATGCCGGAACCGACCGGCCACCGGCCGCCGTGGTGGCGCGGCATCGGTGGCCACGTCGTGCTCGCCGTCGCGGGTCTGGCGAGCGCGTTCCCGGTGTACTGGATGTACGCCACGTCGGTGAAGCCGTCCGAGGACGTGCTCGACCGGCGGCTCGTGCCCGCGTCGGTCACGCTGGACAACTACGCCCACGTGCTGGCGAGCCTGCCGTTCGGCTCCATGCTGGTCGGGACGTTCCTGATGGCCGCCGCCGTGGCCGCGGGCACGGTGCTGACCAGCGTCCTGGCCGCGTACGCGCTGGCCCGGTGGGACTTCCCGGCCAAACGCCTGATCATGCTGCTGATCGTGTGCACCTGGCTGGTCCCGGTGCAGGCCACGATGCTGCCGAACTACGTCCTGATCTCCCAGCTCGGCCTGCTGGAGACGCTGACCGCCGTCGTGCTGCCGCAGCTCGTCACGGCGGTCGCGGTGCTCCTGCTCTTCCAGCACGTCAGCGCGTTCCCGCGGGAACTGTTCGACGCGGCCACGATGGACGGTCGCTCACCGTTCGGCACCCTGGTCAGCGTGCTGCTGCCGAACATCCGGCCCGCGATCGCGGCGGTCACCATCCTCGCCTTCATCGGGGCGTGGAACGAGTACTTCTGGCCGACGATGGTGCTGCGCCGCAGCGACGACCTGATCCAGGTCGGGATCCGCTCGTTCCTCACCTCCGAGGGGAACGACTGGGGAGCGCTGATGGCCGCGTCCGGACTGGCCTGCCTGCCGGTGTTCGCGCTGTACTTCGCGCTGCAGCGGCAGGTCGTCGACGCCTTCGTCCGCTCGGGACTGCGATGA
- a CDS encoding carbohydrate ABC transporter permease, with protein MLVDAAPLPVAGPVPTPAAAPAAARGWGWVRPYLYLLPAVAGLVVWVYRPLVQTVEWSFYDWNLLPTTPATWVGWQNYAEVMALPEMHQAVVNTGWYVLGLLPFAVAVPMAIALLSRRVGGRARTVYQALVFLPMLVTPVATAAVWRWMLTQDGLVNQVLGVVGADAGNWFRNVDTALVAIILITGWQITGFAVLVFAAGLAGIDGEYVQAAALDGASRRRILGTITLPLLSPTVLFMTLMTVLLSAQWSFALIDLLTQGGPSGTTMNVYYLLYKFGFTNFDVGFASAASVVFFAAFGVLAAGLLALLRRFSFYDN; from the coding sequence ATGCTCGTCGACGCCGCCCCGCTCCCGGTGGCCGGCCCGGTCCCCACCCCCGCCGCGGCTCCGGCCGCGGCGCGGGGGTGGGGATGGGTGCGGCCCTACCTCTACCTGCTGCCGGCCGTCGCCGGCCTCGTCGTCTGGGTGTACCGGCCGCTCGTGCAGACCGTCGAGTGGTCGTTCTACGACTGGAACCTGCTGCCCACCACGCCGGCCACCTGGGTCGGCTGGCAGAACTACGCCGAGGTGATGGCGCTTCCCGAGATGCACCAGGCGGTGGTGAACACCGGCTGGTACGTGCTGGGGCTGCTGCCGTTCGCGGTTGCGGTCCCGATGGCGATCGCCCTGCTCTCCCGCCGGGTCGGCGGTCGCGCACGCACCGTGTACCAGGCGCTGGTGTTCCTGCCGATGCTCGTCACGCCGGTCGCGACCGCCGCGGTGTGGCGGTGGATGCTGACCCAGGACGGCCTCGTCAACCAGGTGCTCGGGGTCGTCGGCGCCGATGCCGGCAACTGGTTCCGCAACGTCGACACCGCGCTCGTCGCGATCATCCTCATCACCGGCTGGCAGATCACCGGGTTCGCGGTGCTCGTGTTCGCGGCCGGGCTGGCCGGCATCGACGGCGAGTACGTCCAGGCGGCCGCCCTCGACGGCGCCTCCCGCCGGCGGATCCTGGGGACGATCACGCTGCCGTTGCTCTCGCCGACCGTGCTGTTCATGACGCTGATGACGGTCCTGCTCTCGGCACAGTGGTCGTTCGCGCTGATCGACCTGCTCACCCAGGGCGGCCCCTCCGGGACGACCATGAACGTCTACTACCTGCTCTACAAGTTCGGGTTCACGAACTTCGACGTCGGGTTCGCGTCGGCCGCCTCGGTCGTGTTCTTCGCCGCGTTCGGGGTGCTGGCGGCCGGCCTGCTCGCGCTGCTCCGGCGCTTCAGCTTCTACGACAACTGA
- a CDS encoding metallophosphoesterase yields MTSLLHLTDTHIVPEDRLLHGSVDSYDNLRRALDAAIVSGVPTDAIVLSGDLADAGEPAAYRRLRSLVEPAAQMLGAEIVYVMGNHDERSAFHAELLDDPGAGRRSHDTVHDIRGLRLVVLDTTVPGHHHGEIDEAQYAWLRAQLATPAPEGTVVVLHHPPVPARDELHAVVGFRSPEVLHEVLEGTDVRAVLAGHTHVPAASVIGSTFLWVGGALAYGFDPTAAAGTLRGRPASAFSRVEVQDGNLTVTSVQLPDEDEQPVYEMTAAEMAAAVRALSDAR; encoded by the coding sequence GTGACCAGCCTGCTGCACCTGACCGACACCCACATCGTCCCCGAGGACCGGCTGCTGCACGGCAGCGTCGACAGCTACGACAACCTGCGCCGCGCGCTCGACGCGGCGATCGTCAGCGGCGTGCCCACGGACGCGATCGTGCTGAGCGGGGACCTGGCGGACGCCGGCGAGCCCGCCGCCTACCGGCGGCTGCGGAGCCTCGTCGAGCCCGCCGCGCAGATGCTCGGCGCCGAGATCGTCTACGTGATGGGCAACCACGACGAGCGTTCCGCGTTCCACGCCGAGCTGCTCGACGATCCCGGCGCGGGCCGGCGCAGCCACGACACCGTCCACGACATCCGCGGCCTGCGGCTGGTCGTGCTGGACACGACCGTCCCCGGCCACCACCACGGCGAGATCGACGAGGCGCAGTACGCCTGGCTGCGGGCGCAGCTCGCGACCCCGGCCCCCGAGGGCACCGTCGTCGTGCTGCACCACCCGCCGGTCCCGGCGCGGGACGAGCTGCACGCCGTCGTCGGTTTCCGCTCCCCGGAGGTGCTGCACGAGGTGCTGGAGGGCACCGACGTCCGCGCGGTTCTCGCCGGGCACACGCACGTCCCGGCGGCGAGCGTGATCGGCTCGACGTTCCTGTGGGTCGGCGGTGCGCTCGCCTACGGCTTCGACCCGACGGCGGCCGCCGGCACCCTGCGCGGCCGGCCCGCCTCCGCGTTCAGCCGGGTCGAGGTGCAGGACGGGAACCTGACCGTCACCTCCGTCCAGCTCCCGGACGAGGACGAGCAGCCGGTGTACGAGATGACCGCTGCCGAGATGGCCGCCGCCGTGCGGGCCCTGTCCGACGCCCGCTGA
- a CDS encoding tyrosine-protein phosphatase yields the protein MTAGLDAPRDQDVPGAYNVRDAGGYPTATGQVARGLLYRSAGLQHLGADGRAALVALGLRTVVDLRSSAERTAAPSALAGTGITVLDRPVHEGGTGLVDDGDVPTLARLYERMLSGCATGLVAAVRELARPGALPALVHCAAGKDRTGIVVALVLSATGVPDEVVAADYALTAARLPESFFAGLPVPEHLGEAALTALHAIYRDSPAEVMHGLLRTLRTEYGGARAYLLDHGMTGDELDALVAALDVTQEES from the coding sequence GTGACCGCCGGGCTCGACGCGCCGCGCGACCAGGACGTGCCCGGGGCGTACAACGTCCGCGACGCGGGCGGCTACCCGACCGCGACCGGGCAGGTCGCGCGGGGGCTGCTCTACCGCTCCGCCGGCCTGCAGCACCTCGGCGCGGACGGGCGTGCCGCGCTCGTCGCACTCGGCCTCCGCACGGTCGTCGACCTGCGCAGCAGTGCCGAGCGCACGGCGGCGCCCAGCGCGCTGGCCGGCACCGGGATCACGGTGCTCGACCGGCCCGTCCACGAGGGCGGCACCGGCCTCGTCGACGACGGCGACGTGCCGACCCTCGCCCGGCTCTACGAGCGGATGCTGTCCGGCTGCGCGACCGGCCTGGTCGCCGCGGTCCGCGAGCTGGCCCGGCCGGGCGCGCTGCCCGCGCTCGTGCACTGCGCCGCGGGCAAGGACCGGACCGGGATCGTCGTGGCGCTGGTCCTCTCCGCGACCGGTGTGCCCGACGAGGTCGTCGCCGCGGACTACGCGCTCACCGCGGCCCGGTTGCCGGAGTCGTTCTTCGCCGGGCTGCCCGTACCGGAGCACCTCGGCGAGGCGGCACTCACCGCGCTGCACGCGATCTACCGGGACAGCCCCGCCGAGGTGATGCACGGGCTGCTCCGGACCCTGCGCACCGAGTACGGCGGCGCCCGTGCCTACCTGCTCGACCACGGCATGACCGGCGACGAGCTGGACGCGCTCGTCGCCGCCCTCGACGTCACCCAGGAGGAATCGTGA
- a CDS encoding ABC transporter substrate-binding protein, with product MFPRLRRRLLPAVLTVAGLALAACGGPPTTATASGGGAAPALAPDQKVAITFETYNLLTAGPWTETVHGLVAEFERQHPNIDVTAQAPQGGIANLAGSVQQQIVAGNPPDVAQLGFGERQFAARSLGAVNLTETFGADAVAAHLDGSDGQHPFHPRTRTMGDVDGSTFGMPYVFSTPVLFYNANLFRAAGLDPDRPPRTWAEFKQAGLALTGRTDADGGYISCLGTGAADWCLQGLVRSAGGRVLAEDGKTISWGDGGAVDALAAWQDIVRSGASPDMDPNDAQEAFSAGKLGMFLQTSAVQSALIKGAKGAGFELRAAPMPAFTGHEVVPTNSGSALYSFSKDPAKQAAAWELIKFMTSETAYTKITSGIGYLPLRVGLVDDPAGLKDWAAKNPLIRPNLAQLDRLEPTVAYPGNEYQQILTLLTDSATEVVYRGADPAATMRASQERAQGLVP from the coding sequence ATGTTCCCCCGACTCCGCCGACGGCTGCTCCCGGCCGTCCTCACCGTGGCCGGCCTGGCCCTCGCCGCCTGCGGCGGGCCACCCACCACCGCGACGGCCTCCGGAGGGGGCGCCGCCCCCGCGCTGGCTCCCGACCAGAAGGTCGCGATCACCTTCGAGACCTACAACCTGCTCACCGCCGGGCCGTGGACCGAGACCGTCCACGGTCTCGTCGCGGAGTTCGAACGGCAGCACCCGAACATCGACGTGACCGCGCAGGCCCCCCAGGGCGGGATCGCGAACCTGGCGGGCAGCGTCCAGCAGCAGATCGTCGCGGGCAACCCGCCGGACGTCGCCCAGCTCGGGTTCGGCGAGCGGCAGTTCGCCGCCCGCTCGCTCGGCGCCGTGAACCTCACCGAGACGTTCGGTGCGGACGCCGTCGCGGCCCACCTCGACGGCTCCGACGGCCAGCACCCGTTCCACCCCCGTACCCGGACGATGGGCGACGTGGACGGCTCCACGTTCGGCATGCCGTACGTGTTCTCGACGCCGGTCCTGTTCTACAACGCGAACCTGTTCCGCGCCGCCGGTCTCGACCCGGACCGGCCGCCCCGGACCTGGGCCGAGTTCAAGCAGGCCGGCCTCGCCCTCACCGGCCGGACCGACGCCGACGGCGGCTACATCTCCTGCCTCGGTACCGGGGCCGCCGACTGGTGCCTGCAGGGCCTCGTCCGTTCCGCGGGCGGGCGGGTGCTCGCCGAGGACGGGAAGACGATCAGCTGGGGCGACGGCGGCGCGGTCGACGCGCTGGCGGCCTGGCAGGACATCGTCCGGTCCGGTGCCTCGCCCGACATGGACCCCAACGACGCCCAGGAGGCCTTCTCGGCCGGAAAGCTGGGAATGTTCCTGCAGACCAGCGCCGTCCAGAGCGCGTTGATCAAGGGGGCGAAGGGGGCGGGCTTCGAGCTGCGGGCCGCCCCGATGCCGGCCTTCACCGGCCACGAGGTCGTGCCGACGAACTCCGGGTCCGCGCTCTACTCGTTCTCGAAGGACCCGGCGAAGCAGGCCGCGGCCTGGGAATTGATCAAGTTCATGACGAGCGAGACGGCGTACACGAAGATCACCAGCGGGATCGGCTACCTGCCGCTGCGGGTCGGCCTGGTCGACGACCCGGCCGGGCTGAAGGACTGGGCCGCGAAGAACCCGCTGATCCGCCCCAACCTCGCCCAGCTCGACCGCCTGGAGCCCACCGTCGCCTACCCGGGCAACGAGTACCAGCAGATCCTCACGCTGCTCACCGACTCGGCGACCGAGGTCGTCTACCGCGGGGCCGATCCCGCCGCCACCATGCGGGCATCCCAGGAGCGGGCCCAGGGGCTCGTCCCGTGA
- a CDS encoding ABC transporter ATP-binding protein, with protein sequence MARIQIEGLGRRFGTTVAVDAVDLTVEDGEFVALLGPSGCGKTTLLRMLAGLIPPSTGRISLDGKDITAATPSDRDVAMVFQSYALYPHLTVARNLAYPLRCKGMRRTEITARVTAVAERLELVPYLNRRPKELSGGQRQRVALGRAMVREPAAFLMDEPLSNLDAKLRAATRTELAALHRDLGATFVYVTHDQVEAMTMASRIVVMNGGRVEQVGTPAEVYDAPASVFVATFLGAPPMNVVPATVTSDEAGVRADGDGVAAHLWPGRTPEHEVLLGIRPEHLVRAADDAALRLDAVVEAVENLGSEEVAQCRVGGAPVAMRGPRPLRLAPGDRVALTCALADLHLFDATTRRRLRWADEPADRAVAVG encoded by the coding sequence GTGGCCAGGATCCAGATCGAAGGGCTCGGCAGGAGGTTCGGCACGACCGTCGCCGTCGACGCCGTCGACCTGACCGTGGAGGACGGTGAGTTCGTCGCGTTGCTCGGCCCGAGCGGCTGCGGGAAGACCACGCTGCTGCGGATGCTCGCCGGGCTGATCCCGCCCAGCACTGGGCGGATCAGCCTGGACGGCAAGGACATCACGGCCGCGACGCCGTCGGACCGGGACGTCGCGATGGTGTTCCAGAGCTACGCCCTGTATCCGCATCTGACCGTCGCCCGCAACCTGGCCTACCCGTTGCGCTGCAAAGGGATGCGGCGAACGGAGATCACCGCGCGGGTGACGGCGGTCGCCGAACGGCTCGAGCTGGTGCCGTACCTGAACCGGCGGCCCAAGGAACTGTCGGGTGGTCAGCGCCAGCGCGTCGCCCTCGGTCGGGCGATGGTTCGTGAACCCGCCGCGTTCCTCATGGACGAACCACTGTCGAACCTCGACGCGAAACTGCGCGCCGCGACCCGCACGGAGCTGGCCGCGCTGCACCGCGACCTCGGTGCGACGTTCGTCTACGTCACCCACGACCAGGTCGAGGCGATGACGATGGCGAGCCGGATCGTCGTCATGAACGGTGGTCGGGTCGAGCAGGTCGGAACCCCCGCCGAGGTGTACGACGCACCCGCCTCGGTGTTCGTCGCCACCTTCCTCGGCGCCCCGCCGATGAACGTCGTGCCCGCCACCGTGACCAGCGACGAGGCCGGTGTCCGCGCCGACGGCGACGGCGTGGCGGCCCACCTGTGGCCGGGCCGCACCCCGGAGCACGAGGTGCTGCTCGGCATCCGCCCCGAGCACCTGGTGCGCGCCGCCGACGACGCGGCCCTGCGGCTCGACGCCGTGGTCGAGGCCGTCGAGAACCTCGGCAGCGAGGAGGTGGCGCAGTGCCGCGTCGGCGGCGCGCCGGTCGCGATGCGCGGACCCCGGCCGCTGCGGCTCGCCCCCGGTGACCGGGTGGCGCTGACCTGTGCCCTGGCCGACCTGCACCTGTTCGACGCCACGACCCGGCGCCGCCTGCGCTGGGCCGACGAGCCCGCCGACCGCGCCGTCGCAGTCGGTTGA
- a CDS encoding metallophosphoesterase family protein, with translation MTDQVSPTPTRTSRRTVLKAAAVAGGALVGGPMLWTPPARAAGAPAGAHLTFGADPARAMALSWSTPQPVRGAVVDLGLDRTYGLTLPAESTGAPLVDTIYHHVRADSLEPGQLYHYRLRHDGGEPFTGTFRTAAAESGGFTFVAFGDMGVGAAAQSHITRIAAADPAFAFVVGDLCYADMSGGTALPAQQDPARWDAWLAQIQPSAARVPWMTTVGNHEMERGSGELGYQGYLSRFTLPGTGAPDGPATYSFRYQNVGLISLDGNDASYEIDRNRNYLGHHQDTWFAETLSAMRADERIDFIVVGFHNCMYCTNAVHGSDGGIRDRWGHLFDEHSVDLVVNGHNHCYERTHPMRSGRPVAEAPVGATVDSASGTTYLTAGGGGQAEYPTSTRPASYVVDENGVRVPETAEWSAVPYMGHSIAVIDVEPAGDGRPATMTITGVAVDGTRFDTVTLQRTR, from the coding sequence GTGACCGACCAGGTTTCCCCCACCCCCACCCGCACCAGTCGCCGCACCGTCTTGAAGGCGGCTGCCGTCGCCGGCGGCGCCCTCGTCGGCGGGCCGATGCTGTGGACCCCACCGGCCCGCGCCGCGGGAGCTCCGGCCGGTGCCCACCTCACCTTCGGTGCGGACCCGGCGCGCGCGATGGCCCTGTCCTGGTCGACCCCGCAGCCGGTCCGCGGGGCGGTCGTCGATCTCGGCCTCGACCGGACCTACGGACTGACCCTGCCGGCGGAGTCGACCGGTGCGCCCCTGGTGGACACCATCTACCACCACGTCCGCGCGGACTCCCTCGAGCCGGGACAGCTGTATCACTACCGGCTTCGCCACGACGGCGGTGAGCCGTTCACCGGCACGTTCCGGACGGCCGCCGCCGAGTCCGGCGGGTTCACGTTCGTGGCCTTCGGCGACATGGGAGTGGGCGCGGCGGCGCAGTCGCACATCACCCGGATCGCCGCGGCCGACCCGGCGTTCGCCTTCGTCGTGGGCGACCTCTGCTATGCCGACATGTCCGGCGGGACCGCCCTGCCGGCCCAGCAGGACCCCGCCCGGTGGGACGCCTGGCTGGCCCAGATCCAGCCGAGCGCCGCCCGGGTGCCGTGGATGACCACTGTGGGCAACCACGAGATGGAGCGGGGCAGCGGCGAGCTCGGGTACCAGGGATACCTGTCCCGGTTCACGCTGCCGGGCACGGGCGCCCCCGACGGCCCGGCCACCTACTCGTTCCGCTACCAGAACGTCGGCCTGATCTCCCTCGACGGCAACGACGCCTCCTACGAGATCGACCGCAACCGCAACTACCTCGGCCACCACCAGGACACCTGGTTCGCCGAGACCCTGTCCGCGATGCGCGCCGACGAACGGATCGACTTCATCGTCGTCGGCTTCCACAACTGCATGTACTGCACCAACGCGGTGCACGGCTCGGACGGCGGGATCCGGGACCGCTGGGGGCACCTGTTCGACGAGCACTCGGTCGACCTGGTCGTCAACGGGCACAACCATTGCTACGAGCGCACCCATCCGATGCGGTCCGGCCGGCCGGTCGCCGAGGCACCGGTCGGGGCGACGGTGGACAGCGCCTCCGGCACCACCTACCTGACCGCGGGCGGTGGCGGCCAGGCCGAGTACCCGACGAGCACCCGCCCGGCCTCGTACGTCGTCGACGAGAACGGCGTGCGCGTCCCGGAGACCGCCGAGTGGTCGGCCGTGCCCTACATGGGCCACTCGATCGCCGTGATCGACGTCGAACCGGCCGGCGACGGCCGGCCCGCGACGATGACGATCACGGGTGTGGCCGTCGACGGCACCCGGTTCGACACCGTCACCCTGCAGCGGACCCGGTAG
- a CDS encoding DUF402 domain-containing protein, which yields MTSRPARSPIRDRDCDEPALDTVIERIRADLGADDPRAELVPGFVREAAAGLADAPVRCYIAVLVERAARRELARPDVVARTRWIRRTPYELRMRKWDGSPGRRTPVRPLRRDEFGHWYLWPAGEPVLPRSGPPRTYDHDFVHLVPAAGCWTARWGADGDVDLYCDVTTRPVVEADAVRAVDLDLDVVRYHDGRTAVVDQEQFARRRIEMGYPWPVVHDAVATARWLHAAVSERREPFGTVGAGLLATRS from the coding sequence ATGACTTCACGACCCGCACGTAGCCCGATCCGCGACCGTGACTGCGATGAGCCGGCGCTCGACACCGTCATCGAGCGGATCCGTGCCGACCTGGGCGCCGACGACCCCCGTGCCGAGCTGGTGCCCGGTTTCGTCCGCGAGGCCGCCGCCGGGCTCGCGGACGCGCCGGTACGCTGCTACATCGCCGTGCTCGTCGAGCGCGCCGCCCGCCGGGAGCTGGCCCGCCCCGACGTCGTGGCCCGGACGCGCTGGATCCGGCGCACGCCCTACGAGCTGCGCATGCGCAAGTGGGACGGCTCGCCCGGCCGGCGGACCCCGGTGCGACCGCTGCGCCGCGACGAGTTCGGCCACTGGTACCTGTGGCCTGCCGGGGAGCCCGTGCTGCCCCGGTCGGGGCCCCCGCGAACCTACGACCACGACTTCGTCCACCTCGTCCCGGCGGCGGGGTGCTGGACCGCCCGGTGGGGCGCCGACGGGGACGTGGACCTCTACTGCGACGTCACCACCCGGCCGGTGGTCGAGGCCGACGCGGTGCGTGCGGTCGACCTGGACCTCGACGTCGTCCGCTATCACGACGGCCGCACCGCGGTCGTCGACCAGGAGCAGTTCGCGCGACGCCGCATCGAGATGGGCTACCCGTGGCCGGTGGTCCACGACGCCGTGGCCACCGCCCGGTGGCTGCACGCGGCGGTCAGCGAGCGGCGGGAACCGTTCGGCACCGTCGGCGCAGGCCTGCTCGCCACCCGGAGCTGA